Proteins encoded in a region of the Watersipora subatra chromosome 5, tzWatSuba1.1, whole genome shotgun sequence genome:
- the LOC137396927 gene encoding uncharacterized protein produces MEGELITSWKHPYHCCYSDMLVIINDNVLIADPPNSRITTYSLKGQVLHYIPCPYLANSEHVSIRDPDNTSLIVSSYKHSKVFKIDSTTHEVLWTLTKVKKPEGLVSYGEYILLVAHNNNTIYSINSITGDIVSQMAHDDIAGGYVFSLEVSDSTVLLPKYGSNEVIFYKMTY; encoded by the exons ATGGAAGGGGAACTCATCACCAGCTGGAAGCATCCTTATCATTGCTGCTACTCTGACATGCTGGTGATAATTAATGACAATGTTCTTATCGCTGATCCACCCAACAGCAGGATCACTACCTACTCTCTAAAAGGTCAAGTTCTACATTATATTCCTTGTCCTTATCTCGCTAATAGTGAACATGTCTCCATTCGTGATCCTGACAACACGTCTCTCATTGTATCTTCCTACAAACATTCTAAAGTCTTCAAAATAGATTCAACCACCCATGAAGTCCTGTGGACCCTCACTAAAGTGAAGAAGCCCGAGGGGCTGGTCAGCTATGGTGAATATATTCTACTGGTTGCACACAACAACAATACTATCTACTCCATTAATTCTATTACAG GGGACATAGTCTCTCAAATGGCACATGATGATATAGCTGGAGGTTATGTGTTCTCCTTAGAAGTGTCCGACTCCACCGTACTCTTACCTAAATATGGCAGCAATGAGGTTATATTCTACAAGATGACCTATTAA